Part of the Nostoc sp. ATCC 53789 genome, CTGGTTCCCAAGACCCAAATTTTTTTCTTGCAACATATACCTATTAGTTTGGTTTTCGCTTATGGCATTGATGGTCAAGATCAAATAATTTTATCAGAAAATTCTGGGGATTCGTCATACATCTGATATTTGTTTTTGCATAAGCAAAAAATCAATATCAGATGCAATCCTTATCCCCCGCTCCCTATCCCCACCTTATGAGTACATTGTTCGCGTTAGCGTCTCGCAGAGAAGGTGGGGACTTCCGCGACACGTTAAAAATCAAGGGACATCTATCTAGTAATCAAGTATTCTAGGATTAAGCACTATTTTTTGGTAAAGAATATCTGCGTTAAAAGTTGCTGTTGTTTGCCAAAATTGAAAAAAACCCCTAGTAGGTGTTAGCCAGCTAGGGGAGTTGAAGATCAAGGTGCATCTACCAATTAAGTGTTCTAGATCCAAGTAATCCGATCCGGATAAAGTTGTAAAGGCAGAAAAAGCAAAACAACACCGAATCAGAAACATTCAGGGGTGGGATGCATCTAAGTTATCAGAGGGAGCAAATCGACTTGAAACTTTCGTGTTTCAAACCAGATTTAGGAGGCGGACAGGAGAAGTTGTGACCCAGGAATTTCACATTTCCGTAACCCCAGTAGGGCAAAATGACTACTTGGTGCGGACGGAACAAGTCGCGCCTGGGGTACCATTGGCAGAAGAATTGGTGACTTGGCCTGTAGCTGATTGGTTAATAGCTGCTGGGCATTTGATGAATGACCCGTTGAAGTCGGTGTTGCAGGGAGATCCATTTACCTCTGGTGGGCACGAAAGTAATATCGCCAGAAACTCTGTTAACTTGGTGGCATTGGGTCAACAATTTTATAACGCCTTGTTTCAAGGCACTCTCAGAGATAGTTGGATTACTGCCCAAGGTATTGCCCAGAATCACCAACAAGTACTACGCTTACGCTTGGGGCTAAAGGACACTAGATTAGCTCGTCTACCTTGGGAAGTGATGCACGCAGGCGATCGCCCTCTGGCTACTGGGCCTTATGTGGCTTTTTCTCGCTTCCAAAGTGGCATTTTGGGGGGTTCTCCTTTGCGATCGCGCAATAGTTTCACAACACGAGAACAAGGTGGCGTGAAAGTATTGATGGTAATTGCTTCTCCCTCAGATCAAGTCCGCCTTGACTTACAGAAACAGGAAGCGATTAAACTGCAAGCGGAACTTCACCGTCAAACATCACGACTTGCTGAAGGTAACAATCGTTTCCCAGAAATTGAACTCACTGTTTTAGACCAACCAGGACGGGAAGAACTGACGCAAGCCCTAGAACAAGGCAGATACCAAGTTCTCCACTACTCTGGTCATAGTAACTTAGGCGGCAATGGCGGAGAAATTTATCTTGTTAGTCGCAGAACTGGCTTAACGGAAATCTTGAGTGGAGACGATCTGGCAGGTCTGCTCGTCAACAATAATATTCAAATGGCAGTGTTTAATTCCTGCTTGGGGGCGTACACAGCTGCATCCGATCCATCTGGAGATACGGGTGAACGTAATCTGGCAGAAAGTCTCGTAAAGCGCGGAATTAGAAGCGTTTTGGCTATGTCAGAACGCATTCCTGATGAAGTGGCACTGACACTCACACAATTGTTTTACCGCAACTTGAGTCAGGGATATCCTGTAGATTTGTGCGTTAGTCGGGTACGCCAAGGATTAATTTCTGCTTATGGTTCTCACCAGATGTACTGGGCATTACCGATTTTATATCTCCAGCCAGAATCTGACGGTTTTCTCAGTGAAGAAATTGAGGTATCCGAAAGTCCAGACTTGCGGGATCAGTATAATTCACCTTTAGGAATAACTTCCACGATGTACTCTGCGATGTCTACGACGGGCTACGCCAACGCAGATGATAGCGATATGCCTTTAGGAATGGAAGAAATGATTCCTGCTGGTTTGGCGCGTGACTCTTCTGGGTTGGACTGGCTGGGTGAGGATACTTGGGGCGATCTCGTTGATGAAATTGAGTATGATGACCCAAGTTATGAGGAAGATTCTGCGATCGTTTCCGATTTGTTTCGTCAGCTAGATAACCAAAAAGCTACAACTGAACCGGATCAACAAATTCTAGAAAATAATTTTCAGCAAAGCCAGATTTCAGAAGAGATGACTTCTCTGGAAGAAGAAGGAGATTTATGGGGAGAAATCCCGGCACCGCCCCCTGTAATTACTGGTAAATTGCAAGGAAATCAGCAAAATTCTGAGTTTTCCCGTAGGCATAGCCCAACCCAGGCATCGCAACCAGCCCCACCAAGACATCGTACCCAACGCCGCAAATTGTGGCCAATTGTGGGTATTGTGGGAATCAGTGCCTTAGTAGCTGCGATCGCTTTAAATTGGTGGTGGCAAAATCGATCTCAACTGGCAACTCTGCCAAACATCCCAGCAATTCCCACCGATTCTTTACCTATCCAAAAACAGCAAAATATCGATTTAGAAACAGCAAGCACTGGAATTGTCACCACTAGCGCTACGCAAAAATTGAGCCAGGGAGATTTGCAAGGTGGGTTGTTGGCTGTAGAAGAATTACTCAATCGTGGCGCACTAGCTGCGGCGGAAACTGCCCTTAAACTTGTTCCAAATAAGCAAGTTGATGATCCATCTGTCAACTTTTATAAGGGACGATTAGCTTGGCAGTCTATCGGGACTGGAGACAATAACTATAGCGTCGATGATGCCCGCCGTTACTGGGAAACTGCTGCAAAAGCTAAACCAGAATCGCTTTTGTATAATAACGCTTTAGGATTTGCCTACTACGCAGAAGGCAATCTAAATCGAGCCAATGATTCTTGGTTCAAGGCTTTGAATTTAGCTCTCAAAGAACAAAATACAGATTCAAAGACGGCAGTTCCTGAAGATGCTTTAACTTCTTATGCTGGTTTAGCTCTTGGACTGTATAAATCTGCACTTAGTCAATCTAGTGGTAAGCAGACACAGTATCTTAATGAAGCGATCAAGTTACGGCAAATGGTTCTCAACTCTGATTCAGTAAATTTCCAGGTTGATAAATTAGCTAAAAATTGGCTGTGGACAGAGAAGGCGATTGAAGATTGGCGATCGCTCCTTCAGGAGAAAGGTGAATAACAGTAATCGTAATTTGTTGTAAGGGAAAAGGGCGGTTAGAAACCGCATCTACACAGACAAAACCCACCTCCGTGGGTTCAAACCCTCAATTTTTCCTTAGTCCGCGCAGGCGGACTTTGTTTGTATAGCCGCGAATTCCATTCGCCGGGGCTTTTATTTGTTGCCTTGAAACTGCTTAATAATATTACTAATTAAAGGCAACTGTTCCAGTACCATTTTTGTTAAATCTACAAAAGATTTCTCAGAAAGGCGGTTATCTTGACGGAGTTGCAGAACGCCTATTAAGACAATAAATATTGCTGTTCCAATAATTGCTAAAGCTAGATAATGAAATGGTAGCGAACCACCAAAAAATGCAATTAGACAAAATACAACTACAAATACAAATAAATAGAACATTCCATTGCGAAAAGCAAACGGAAGTTTAATATCTTCTGACTTTGGCTTTTCTTCTTGCGGAGATTGATTAGACATAAGATTATTCTCTTTTTGAATTTGAACTTCTTTAGCGTTTATATAATAATTATCTCCGCTTCGTCTGATTTCTTCTTGCTGAATAAATTGGTGTTTGTCCATTACATCATCAATTAAGCCCAAGACATTCACCATTTTGTAGGGTTTCTTGCGACATTGAATCTGGTCTTGCTTATCGGCAATAAACTGTCGCAATTCCTCAAATAAATAAAAGTGTGGCTCTTGGTTATCTTTGCAGGTGTCGCAATTACAGGGGATTAACTTGTTGTACTTCAGTCGTGTATACGAGTCATGAATTTTATCGAGTTCATGTGTAACTATGGTCATCAAATCTCTTTTGTAACGACCTGAGACTCGAATCTTAATCTCCCGCTTGCCGTAATATTCAATCACTTCAGCCTTCGTCTGGTCTTTGCTGAGAACAACGCCGCTTTTCCAGACACATTGTTGTTCATTCATCAACTCATGCATGGCAACAATGAACTGGGTGATGATGCCCTTGGGCATGAAGTCATATTTGTAACGCAGAATCAGGTTGTTGGTTTCATCCCAGTTATATGAGGATTGATTAGCAGATAGCAGTTGCGGGGCAATATACTTTCCTTGGCTTCTAGGAATTTCGTAGCACAGCTTGAAGTTGATCATCAGGCGCAACAGTTCATCATGCATCGTGGCGTATTCGTCTTCACACCAGATGTTTGCCAAGTCAGACCGCGTGAAACTACCCAGGTTGCGAATCACCTTTTCATTATCCAGCACTTTGTAGACTGCATCAGTTCCCCACTTGGGTTTAAGGATGACAGTTTTGTTCAAAAGTGGGTCTTCTTGGAAGTGCAAGCATACTCCCAAATCGTGAAGATAACTGCTTAATTGCAACTTATCATTTCTTTGGGTAAACCCATTTTGTTGGCAGATGTTCAGATATTCATCCAAGTTGATGTAATTGTGTGCATCACTCTCCAAAGCTTCCCGGACTCTAACCCAGGTTTTTGGGAGCGGACTGCCAATATGAGGTAGGTTTTTAACGTAATGCTTAATTTGTTCTAAAGCTTGTTCTAAACCTCTGTTGGTAGCAAGGTTTGTTGGTAAAGTTTCCTTCAAATTAGTAAACTGCCCCCGTAACTCACGTTCATTGATTTCTCGGTGGCGGTTTTGCTTCTCATTTTTGATGATTAGTAGGGGACTGTTATCGCTCAACAGTTGTACTACATTCAGCCAGTAATAAAAATCCGTGTCTTCCTTACGGGTGTCTGCCACTAAAACGTAGAGGGAACGCTTAGTGAGGAAAAACTGGTGAGTAGCATGATAAATCTCTTGCCCCCCAAAGTCCCAGATGTTGACTAGAAATTCTCGCCCATTTTCCATTGGGAAACCCCACTGGATGACCTCAATTCCCTTTGTAGTCTCTTCCTCTCGAAGTTGATAATTTTGGTTTTCAATTTTCTTCGCCAGTGTTGTCTTCCCTGCTCCTCCTTCGCCGACAATTAATAACTTTGCTTCATACAGATAATCTGTGCCTTCTGCTTGCAGTTGTCGAAAATAATCTCTAATCGCCTCAATACCTTTTTGAACAATTTCTGGCGGTGGCTTTTCGATCGGGTTGTAGCTTAAATGCAGGGAAGTGAGTTGTTGCAGACTAGCGATCCCTTCTGGCAATGTTGTTAATTGGTTGCCGCTTAAATGCAGGAAAGTGAGTTGTTGCAAACGGGCGATCGCTTCTGGCAGCGTCGTTAATTGGTTGTAGCTTAAATGCAGGGAAGTGAGTTGTTGCAAACGGGCGATCGCTTCTGACAGTATCGTTAATCGGTTGCGGCTTAAATCCAGGGTGGTGAGTTGTTGCAGACTGGCGATCGCTTCTGACAGTATCGTTAATCGGTTGCGGCTTAAATCCAGGGTGGTGAGTTGTTGCAGACTGGCGATCACTTCTGGCAGCGTCTTTAATCGGTTGTAGCTTAAATCCAGGGTGGTGAGTTGTTGCAGACTGGCGATCGCTTTTGGCAGCGTCGTTAATTTGTTGTCTTTTAAGTTTAGAGAAGTGAGTTGGTGCAGGCAGGCGATCGCTTCTGGCAGTGTCATTAATCGGTTGTAGCTTACATCCAGGGTGGTAAGTTGTTGCAGACTGGCGATCGCTTCTGGCAGTGTCGTTAATTTGTTGCGGCTTAAATCCAGGGTGGTGAGTTGTTGCAAGCGGCTGATCGCTTCTGGTAGCGTCGTTATTTGGTTGTCGCTTAAATTCAAAACCTCCAACCATTCTAGTTCAAATACCTCAGCAGGAATCTCTGTTAATTTTTCCTTGTTATTTGTACCCAAATAATTGCTTAAATCTAATTCTTTTAGATGTTCATCTTCTGCTTCTCGGATTTTCTCAAGGAAATGTTCAGGCGTGTCTGCCATACTGAGCTTCACCTGTCAACGAAAGTTATATGTAATGCCCCTGATTCGCTGGGCAATCTCGCAACCACTAATATTTTGCACTAATCCCAACAACCGCCACAGGGTAAAAACCTCTGGCTGATAACGAAAGTCCTCTTAAGAGGGCTAAATTTTTTCCAGACTTGGGTTTTAGTCCCCATTGAATGGGCTTTGGCTATGAGAAAGGAAATTTGAGTTGCAGGCAAAGGTAGGTGTTAATTAAGAATGCTGCAAGATATCAAAGCAATTTACTATTCTGTGTATTACTACACGAGTGCTAATAATTTTTACTGAATCTAAAAATAATTTATCATACCCAATGGTTCAGATTTGCTTGTCAACGAGTCTTTGATACTCATTAATGAGGCTCGGAACTCCGTTAATGAGTCTTTGATACTCGCGGACGAGTCTTTGATACTCGTGGACGAGTCTTTGATACTCGCGGATGAGTCTTTGATACTCGCAGATGAGTCTTTAATACTCGCTGACGAGTCTTTGATACTCGCGGGCGAGTGTTTGATACTCGCTGACGAGTCTTTGATACTCGCGGATGAGTCTTTGATACTCGTGAATGAGTCTTTGATACTCGCGGACGAGTCTTTGATGGTTCTTTTACTTCTTTAGCCGTTTTTTACGCGACTTCTCCAGCCCGAAAAATCTGTTCAGCAGTTAAATTAAACTCTGGAAATGCTAGCGACTGAATGCGATCGCTTCCCCTAAATTGCCTAACTTGATACTCACCTTCAATTAATTGGTAAATCGAAATAGTTGGTTGTTTAGGATTGCCAATAAAGTTTCTACCACCTAAACCTAGATAATCTACAATCCAATATTCAGGTATTCCGACCTCTTCGTATTTACCTGCTTTGGTAAAATAGTCGTCTCGCCAGTTGGTACTTACCACTTCAATTACTAAAGGAATTGATGCCGCTTGGCTTACAGTAGATTCTTTTTTCCACAGAGGTTCATTGACTAAATTAGAGTTATTCAACAACAGTACATCTGGTGAGTAAGCTGCTTCGCTCTGATTCGGTTTAATGAAAGCTGTTTTGGGAATGAAATAAGGTAGTTTTAAACGTTTGTATTCTGTAACTATTTCCCCAACTAAAAATCCAACAATTTGTTCATGTTCACCTGTGGGAGGAGCCATTTCAACAATTACTCCGTCATGAAGTTCATAGCGTCGTTGTGAGTTTTCTGGATACCAAGCAATAAATTCATCAAATGTTACTTGTTTGGTTAAGGATTGAGTCATACTTTGCCCTTTGTTAATTTAAAATGAAAAGCAGAGTCTCCTGAATTGCGTTACTTGTCAAATCCAGGAAACGAAAAATTATATAATTTCCTGGAAGTAAAAATGGAAACAAAAAAATTGCGATCGCATATTGGCACAGATGGGATATTGCACATTCAGACACCTACTGATTATAAAGATACATCTGTAGAAGTAGTGGTAGTTGTGCAGCCGTTAGATAAAACAGACCTTGCACCATGCGATGACACTGTACTGCAATATAACGCTTGGGGAAAGGCGACGACAAAAAAATCGATTCAAGAAGCAATTGCCAAAATGCAACAACTGCGGCGAGAAGTAGCTTTAGATAAAACCTCAATCCGCGAAATGCTTGAAGAGGGACGAAGATTTTAATGCAGTTTGTTTTGGATTGTTCTGTAGCAATTAGCTGGTGTTTGGTGGATGAAAACAATGGTTATGCTAATGACATACTCGCAATGATGCCTGATTCTGAAGCTTTTGTACCAGGAATTTGGTCGTTGGAAATTGCTAATACCCTTGTCGTGGCTGAACGACGTAACCGTATGACTAAGAAACAATCTGAGCAAGCTATTGCTTTGTTACAGTCACTATTAATTCAGGTTGACTTATTTACGGATGCAAAGGCGTTGGATGCAACCTTGAACCTAGCACGACAGGAAGCTTTAGCATCTTATGACGCAGCTTATTTAGAATTGGCGCTGCGGTTACAATTGCCGTTAGCAACTCTTGATATTCGGTTAGCAGAGGCGGCGACTCGTTGCTGTGTGGGGTTAGTAGTTGTTAACGAGGAAACATGAAATCAAGGCTGAGTTTAAGGCGTTTGTCACACTTTCCCATGCGAAACCAGGGAATTGCGTTCCCTGTGGAAGTCAGGGAACGAGAAAAACACGAAAATTTAAACTTTCGCCGCAGCAGCACTTGGTAAACTCACTTTCAATCGCTTAAACATCGCTTCTCGTGCTTGTGCAGCGAGGCTATCGTCAAAAGGTTTTAAGGTAATTTCCTGCTGATACTTTAGCCGCAATGCTGTTTGAATTAACCAATCGGCGACAAAAGGATTTTTCGGTAATAAAGGGCCGTGAGAATAAGTAGCGATCGCATTCTGATAAAATGCTCCCTCTGTACCATCTTCACCATTATTTCCCAAACCGTACACCACGCGCCCCAAAGCTTCCACTTTTCCCAGTTTGGTGCGTCCGCCGTGATTTTCAAAGCCTACCAAATATGGTGTAGTTCCAGTCATCTCTCGCAATTCTTGCGCTAGGCGTGAAGCTGTCACTTCAATTACCAAGTTACCAATACAGCGCTTAGTATTTTCACCAGGATGCACAGAAACTAAATCGAGTATTCCTAAACCATCAATCCGTTGTCCTAAGCCTGGTTCATAATAATGTCCAAGTAATTGGGGAGAACCACAAGTAAATACTCCTGGTGTTCCATTTTCGATTTTTTCGCGCATTGCGTCGGCTTTTGCACCTTGCAAATCACGCATGACAATTTCTTGCTGACGATCTTGTGCGCCACCACCAACTATGACATCTACAGTTTTAATATCTGCGGCTGTGGCATTTTGATCTAGGGGTAACACTTTAACATCGTATCCCCGCCACTCGGCGCGACGTTCTATAGTAATTACATTACCACGATCGCCATAAGTACTCATCAGCGTCGGGTACAACCAACCTATTGTTAATTCTAAATTTTGAGAACTCATAAATTTTGGGAATGGGGAATTGGGAATTGGGAATAAGACGATCACAAATGACCAATGACGAATGACAAATGACAAATTTAAAGAATTTTACGCCCAGTGAGAACTTCTCGCACTTCTAGCATGGCTGAGTAGGTTGGTAGAATGTGCAGAGTTTCATTGTCTGGTGTATGCTCTAATGCAGTTGCGATCGCTTGTCGCAAATCTTCTTCGACAATTAAATTTAAGTTACTGTCATGGGACTTTTGGCTGTAACGTAGACGTAGTGCCATATCGTAGACGCGATCGCCACTCACTACTAAAGTCCCGCCGCGTTCGACTAATTTCTCGGTATCTACGTCCCAAATCCAGGATACATCAGTGCCATCGGGTGTGCGATCGTTCAATACCAATAGTGTGGTTTTATCTGTGCTTTGAGTGACTACGCGAATGGTTTCATTCGTTCCTACGGGATTTTTTGATAATAATATCCGCACTCGTTTACCGTTAATTACTAAATCTTCTGCACGACCAAAGGCAGCTTGGAAGGTATTAATAGTATCTCTGATTGTTACTTCATCAACTCCTAACTCAATAGCCGCAGTAGCAGCAGCTAAAGTATTATATTTGTTGTACAAACCAACTAGAATTTGCGACCATTCACTACTTTCTAAAGTCGGTTTACTTTTAGTAAAACCACACTTTGGACAAGTAAAATCTCCCAAATGAGATAAATAGACACCCTTGTAATCTAGAGAATGTCCACATTTTGGGCAATAGATAGAATCAACAGCGTGAGGAATCGCTTCTAAATAATGTTCTGGTTCATTTAAGCCAAAGAATAACACTCGTTGCGGTAACTGCTGACCAAGGTTAGATAAAGTTGGGTCATCAGCATTGGGAATTACCACCGTTTCTGTTGGTAGGGTGGAAATAACTTTTGTCCAACGTTTACTAATTGTATCTACTTCGCCGTACCTATCAAGCTGGTCGCGGAACAAGTTTAAACAGAGAATAATTCGCGGCTGGAGTGGCTTTAATACTCTTGGGACAATATTCTCATCCACTTCTAAAATGGCGTAATCAGTATTTAGCGTACCTAGTAAGTTGGTGCTTTCTAACAGCGCCGTCATCAAGCCATTTTCCAGATTTGCACCTGTAGAATTATGAGTGACGCGAAAACCCTTGCGTTCTAGGATTGTGCATAAAAGCAGGGCTGTAGTGGTTTTGCCGTTAGTACCAGCAATTAAAATCACTCCATTTTTAACTTGCTGACTCAATAATTCTAAAAGTCGGGGTTCAATGCGACGAGCAATCGAGCCTGGTAATACACTAGCAGCACCCAGACGGAGCGATCGCACTATAAACGTCACACTTTTTGCCACTGACACCGCGAAACCCAATCGCAGCCTATCTATGAATTGAATTTTGTTTCCCACATCTGTACCCTAGTCTTCTGGCGTTGCTAATTGAAAGTATTTAATTGCAAATTTAATATGCGTGAGTTTAGCGAATCCTGACTGAAAAAGCCAGCCTCTTGATTTTGGGGCAGGGGAAGCAGGGGAGGCAGGGGAGAGTTAAAATCTAGTTCATCCACCTCAGAACTCCGTTCATCCACCTCAGAACTCCGTTCATCCACCTCAGAACTCCGTTCATCCACCTCAGAACTCCGTTCATCCACTTCAGAACTCCGTTCATCCACTTCAGAACTCCGTTCATCCACCTCAGAACTCCGTTCATCCACATCGGAACTCCGTTCATCCACATCGGAACTCCGTTCATCCATATCAGAACTCCGTTCATCCACCTCGGAACTCCGTTCAACTCTATCATCCACTTAAAAGAGATAATCTCAGTAGACGTTATCTTAAAAAATAGTGTGTGGGCGTAATTACATATCCAGCCCAGTTTTTCGAATTCAGTACAAACTCACGACAAGTAGTAGCTTGCAAGGTTCCTTTTGATGAATAGCACAAGATTTCTTTTTTTACATAAACAAATTACTAGCTGGCAAAGGTGGTTGTCGAAATGCCTGTTGTTGCTTGTAAGTCTTTTCATTATAAGTACGCAACCTGCTTATGCTGGTCTCGATAATGATTTATATGATGGCAACATCTTCGTTGTTTATGCTGGCAACGGTTCATTAGTTCCTCCCAGACAGACACTCGCACAAACTTTAGCGGAACATAAACCGATATTTTTGGCTTTTTATTTGGATGACAGCAGCGATTCTAAAAGATATGCCATTTCTATCTCACGGGTACAGGAGTTCTACGGTCGGGTAGCAGAGATTATGCCGATTAATGTAGATACTATCCCGTCTAAAGAAACCTACGACCCTACAGAACCAGGATATTACTATTCTGGGTCTGTTCCTCAAGTCGTAGTATTTAATAAAGCAGGTGAGGTAGTTTTGGATAAAAAAGGTCAAGTACCTTTTGAAGAAATAGACGATCAATTTCGCAAAATCTTTGATTTATTACCACGTACTGAAACAGCACAGCTAAAGCGACGAGCTTTTAATGAGTTCAGTAGTGAGTTAGCTAGATAAGTTATAGGGTAGACCAAATTGGTCTGCCCTAGTTTTTCGTGCTATCTGTTACTACATTTCTGCTGATGTCAAAGCATAATATTGAAATATCTGTGTTAACCATTTAGAAAAGTAATCTCTAGTCCCGTATTGAGTGTATTCTGATGTCAAAGGTTTACACCACCCAGGAGCTAATTCAAGTTTTGGCAGCCGAACGCCAAGCTTGCCTCAACGGAAAACGCCTAAAGTTAGAAATAACGGTCTCTGGCAATCCTGTAATTGACCAGTTTATTAGGACTGATGGGCTGCAACAATTCACAGCTTATCAAGATTTCAAAGCTGCAATTCACGACTATCAAAAAGAAAATCAAGTTTCAGGTATTATCTGGCGGGAGGTGACAGTTAAAGGTAAAAACTTGAGCTATCCCGAAGTAAATACTGATTTAATAGCTCTTGCTAGTGACTTAGAGATATTAAAATCTGCTAAAAATTCCATTTTGGAATTTTGGTATGAAGTCTCTATGGGGATGGATTTATATTTGAGTTTCAATAATAGTAAACAATACCAACAAATTCTCACATCTGATGTAGAAAGAATTGTTCAAAGAACAGAGTGGGCAAGTTTGTGCAAGTGGGAAAATTCAAGTTTTTTGGAAATGATTTTGCAGCTAGGATGGGGTAAACCAGAAGAAGCTTACTATAAACGAGGAAGACCGGGATCGGGTAGTGAATATATCCATGCAGTCAATCCTGGTAATCGCCCCATTGGTTGAGGAAAGGGGCAGGAGGCAGGAGGCAGGGGAGAAAGATACTGGAATTTGCTCTTTTTCCTATTATTTGAACAATCCCTCCTATCGGCTTCAGGGTTGATTCTGCCCGATGAGATTGACGATCGCTGTGGCTAATTCAGCTGGATCTACGGGTTTAGGTAGGTGTTTTTGGAATCCTGCTGCCATTGCTTGGTTGTAGTTGATTTCTCCAGCATAAGCTGTCAGTGCGATCGCCGGAATTTGCCCGCCTTGCTCTGGCGGTAATTTTCTCACCTCGCGCAGCAGCATATAGCCATCCATTAAGGGCATTCCAATATCGCTTAAGAGGATATCTGGCTTTGATTGCATTAATATTTCCAGGGCTTCGGCTGCTGATTCAACTGCGGTTACAGTCGCGCCATATTGTTCTAGCGCAAAGCTAAAAAACTCTCGCACGTCAGCTTGATCGTCCACAAGCAGGATTTGCACCCCAGCCAGTAATGTATCGTCAGTACTTAGTTCTGTTTGAGAAGCTTCATCGCTGCTGAGTCGCAACTCAGAATTTTTCAGCAAAGGTAGTCTGACTGTAAAAGTAGCGCCTTGTCCTTCTCCCAGACTCTCTGCCTGAACTGTACCACCGTGAAGTTCTACTAAATGACGCACAATTGCCAGCCCTAATCCAAGTCCCCCAAATACTCTGGTTGTCTTAGCATCTGCTTGCCGGAAGTAATCAAAGACGTAGGGCAAAAATTCTGGGATGATTCCTTTACCTGTATCAATCACCTGAATTTGAGCATCTAAGCCAACTTGCTCTAGACGCACTTCTACTCGTCCTTCTGTGGGTGTGAATTTAACGGCATTGGAGAGGAGATTCCACATTACTTGTTGCAAGCGATCGCTATCGCCGAGAACTTTGCCGATATCATTACTTAAAACCGTTTGAATTTGAATCGACTTGGCTTCTGCTGCTAAACGCACCGTTTCTAATGCACCTGCGATCGCTATTTTCAAATCCACTGCATAAAGATTTAACCTGACTTTACCTTGTAAAATCCGCGAAACATCAAGTAAATCTCCAATCAATTGAGTTTGTAACTTGGCATTCCGCTCGATTGTTTCCAATGCCCGAATTTTAGTAGCTTCGTCGAAGTTGCGGGTTCTGAGTAATTTTGCCCACCCTAAAATCGGATTCAAGGGAGTTCGGAGTTCATGGGAAAGGACAGCGAGAAATT contains:
- a CDS encoding type 1 glutamine amidotransferase translates to MSSQNLELTIGWLYPTLMSTYGDRGNVITIERRAEWRGYDVKVLPLDQNATAADIKTVDVIVGGGAQDRQQEIVMRDLQGAKADAMREKIENGTPGVFTCGSPQLLGHYYEPGLGQRIDGLGILDLVSVHPGENTKRCIGNLVIEVTASRLAQELREMTGTTPYLVGFENHGGRTKLGKVEALGRVVYGLGNNGEDGTEGAFYQNAIATYSHGPLLPKNPFVADWLIQTALRLKYQQEITLKPFDDSLAAQAREAMFKRLKVSLPSAAAAKV
- a CDS encoding Uma2 family endonuclease, whose translation is MTQSLTKQVTFDEFIAWYPENSQRRYELHDGVIVEMAPPTGEHEQIVGFLVGEIVTEYKRLKLPYFIPKTAFIKPNQSEAAYSPDVLLLNNSNLVNEPLWKKESTVSQAASIPLVIEVVSTNWRDDYFTKAGKYEEVGIPEYWIVDYLGLGGRNFIGNPKQPTISIYQLIEGEYQVRQFRGSDRIQSLAFPEFNLTAEQIFRAGEVA
- a CDS encoding COR domain-containing protein, coding for MADTPEHFLEKIREAEDEHLKELDLSNYLGTNNKEKLTEIPAEVFELEWLEVLNLSDNQITTLPEAISRLQQLTTLDLSRNKLTTLPEAIASLQQLTTLDVSYNRLMTLPEAIACLHQLTSLNLKDNKLTTLPKAIASLQQLTTLDLSYNRLKTLPEVIASLQQLTTLDLSRNRLTILSEAIASLQQLTTLDLSRNRLTILSEAIARLQQLTSLHLSYNQLTTLPEAIARLQQLTFLHLSGNQLTTLPEGIASLQQLTSLHLSYNPIEKPPPEIVQKGIEAIRDYFRQLQAEGTDYLYEAKLLIVGEGGAGKTTLAKKIENQNYQLREEETTKGIEVIQWGFPMENGREFLVNIWDFGGQEIYHATHQFFLTKRSLYVLVADTRKEDTDFYYWLNVVQLLSDNSPLLIIKNEKQNRHREINERELRGQFTNLKETLPTNLATNRGLEQALEQIKHYVKNLPHIGSPLPKTWVRVREALESDAHNYINLDEYLNICQQNGFTQRNDKLQLSSYLHDLGVCLHFQEDPLLNKTVILKPKWGTDAVYKVLDNEKVIRNLGSFTRSDLANIWCEDEYATMHDELLRLMINFKLCYEIPRSQGKYIAPQLLSANQSSYNWDETNNLILRYKYDFMPKGIITQFIVAMHELMNEQQCVWKSGVVLSKDQTKAEVIEYYGKREIKIRVSGRYKRDLMTIVTHELDKIHDSYTRLKYNKLIPCNCDTCKDNQEPHFYLFEELRQFIADKQDQIQCRKKPYKMVNVLGLIDDVMDKHQFIQQEEIRRSGDNYYINAKEVQIQKENNLMSNQSPQEEKPKSEDIKLPFAFRNGMFYLFVFVVVFCLIAFFGGSLPFHYLALAIIGTAIFIVLIGVLQLRQDNRLSEKSFVDLTKMVLEQLPLISNIIKQFQGNK
- a CDS encoding type II toxin-antitoxin system VapC family toxin, which translates into the protein MQFVLDCSVAISWCLVDENNGYANDILAMMPDSEAFVPGIWSLEIANTLVVAERRNRMTKKQSEQAIALLQSLLIQVDLFTDAKALDATLNLARQEALASYDAAYLELALRLQLPLATLDIRLAEAATRCCVGLVVVNEET
- the hetF gene encoding cell division protein HetF, whose product is MTQEFHISVTPVGQNDYLVRTEQVAPGVPLAEELVTWPVADWLIAAGHLMNDPLKSVLQGDPFTSGGHESNIARNSVNLVALGQQFYNALFQGTLRDSWITAQGIAQNHQQVLRLRLGLKDTRLARLPWEVMHAGDRPLATGPYVAFSRFQSGILGGSPLRSRNSFTTREQGGVKVLMVIASPSDQVRLDLQKQEAIKLQAELHRQTSRLAEGNNRFPEIELTVLDQPGREELTQALEQGRYQVLHYSGHSNLGGNGGEIYLVSRRTGLTEILSGDDLAGLLVNNNIQMAVFNSCLGAYTAASDPSGDTGERNLAESLVKRGIRSVLAMSERIPDEVALTLTQLFYRNLSQGYPVDLCVSRVRQGLISAYGSHQMYWALPILYLQPESDGFLSEEIEVSESPDLRDQYNSPLGITSTMYSAMSTTGYANADDSDMPLGMEEMIPAGLARDSSGLDWLGEDTWGDLVDEIEYDDPSYEEDSAIVSDLFRQLDNQKATTEPDQQILENNFQQSQISEEMTSLEEEGDLWGEIPAPPPVITGKLQGNQQNSEFSRRHSPTQASQPAPPRHRTQRRKLWPIVGIVGISALVAAIALNWWWQNRSQLATLPNIPAIPTDSLPIQKQQNIDLETASTGIVTTSATQKLSQGDLQGGLLAVEELLNRGALAAAETALKLVPNKQVDDPSVNFYKGRLAWQSIGTGDNNYSVDDARRYWETAAKAKPESLLYNNALGFAYYAEGNLNRANDSWFKALNLALKEQNTDSKTAVPEDALTSYAGLALGLYKSALSQSSGKQTQYLNEAIKLRQMVLNSDSVNFQVDKLAKNWLWTEKAIEDWRSLLQEKGE